In the Quercus lobata isolate SW786 chromosome 5, ValleyOak3.0 Primary Assembly, whole genome shotgun sequence genome, one interval contains:
- the LOC115991634 gene encoding pleiotropic drug resistance protein 1-like, with protein METVDLYNAGNSFRRNSSSIWRSGGVEAYSKSSGDEDDEEALKWAALEKLPTFNRLKKGLLTTQEGETSEIDIHNLGLHERKILIDRLLKIPEEDYEKFLLQLRNRIDRVGIDVPTIEVRFEHLSVEAETHVGSRALPTLFSFIFNILEDVLSYVHILPSKKKHLSILQDVSGIVKPGRMALLLGPPSSGKTTLLLALAGKLDPTLKFSGRVTYNGHDLREFIPQRTAAYISQHDLHIAEMTVRETLAFSARCQGVGWRQEMLAELSRREKAANIMPDPDIDIFMKGASTEGQETSIMTDYVLKVLGLEVCADTIVGDQMVRGISGGQKKRVTTGEMLVGPAKALFMDEISTGLDSSTTFQIVNSIKQNIHILHGTAVISLLQPAPETYVLFDDIILLSDGQIVYQGPREHVLEFFESMGFMCPERKGVADFLQEVTSHKDQKQYWARENEPYSIVTVNEFVEAFQSFHVRRGIQGELAIPFDKSKSHPAALTTQKYGVRNEDLLKACFSRELLLMKRNSFVYIFKFTQLTIVALITSTVFLRTNMHRDSVEDGGIYAGALFFSVIITLFNGLAELSMTIARLPVFYKQRDLLFYPPWAYALPAWILKIPISCMEAAVWVFITYYIIGFDPNVGRLFREYLLLALVNQMASALFRFIAAMGRSMVIANTFGSCALLTLFALGGFVLSRADIKKWWIWGYWISPLMYAQNAIVVNEFLGKSWGKVLTNSTETLGVAVLKSRGFFPHAYWYWIGVGAMVGFVLLFNICFTLAASYLNPFGKPQAIKTDDSESTEHNDRTEEGTQLRQRRNNSIHDTEIEYGDEIRTGSTLSNSSSLVIDAAVEANKSRQKGMVLPFEPHSITFDDIIYSVDMPQEMKNQGVLGDKLVLLEGVSGAFRPGILTALMGVSGAGKTTLMDVLAGRKTGGYIEGNITISGYPKKQETFARICGYCEQNDIHSPHVTVYESLVYSAWLRLSSEVRFETRQMFIEEVMELVELKPLRQAIVGLPGVSGLSTEQRKRLTIAVELVANPSIIFMDEPTSGLDARAAAIVMRTVRNTVDTGRTVVCTIHQPSIDIFEAFDELFLMKRGGQEIYVGPLGHHSHRLIKYFEGIPGVSKIKDGYNPATWMLEITSSAHEADLGVDFAQIFKNSELYRRNKALIKELSTPAPNSKDLYFPTKYSRSLFIQCFACLWKQHWSYYRNTHYTAVKIFFTAFLALLFGTMFWDLGSKISKQQDLFNAMGSMYAAVLFLGVQNASTVQPVVAVERVVFYRERAAGMYSALPYAFAQVVIELPYIFVQAVVYGVIVYSMIGFQWTVTKFFWYLFFMYFTLLYYTYYGMMSVAVTPTHQIASIVSTAFYGIWNLFSGFVIPRTRIPVWWRWYYWICPTAWTLYGLVASQFGDLKNTLDTGLTVEDFVESYLGFRHGFLGVVAAVVVGFAVLFAFIFAFAIRTMNFQKR; from the exons ATGGAGACTGTTGACCTTTATAATGCGGGAAATAGTTTTCGAAGAAACAGTTCTTCCATATGGAGGAGTGGTGGCGTGGAAGCGTACTCGAAATCTTCCggagatgaagatgatgaagaagctCTTAAATGGGCTGCCCTCGAAAAGCTTCCTACTTTCAACCGGTTGAAGAAAGGTTTACTAACTACACAGGAAGGCGAGACCAGTGAAATCGATATACATAATCTTGGACTTCATGAAAGGAAGATTTTGATTGATAGGTTGCTGAAGATCCCCGAGGAGGACTATGAGAAGTTCTTGTTGCAGCTCAGGAACCGCATAGATAG AGTTGGAATTGATGTTCCCACAATTGAAGTTCGATTTGAGCATCTAAGTGTAGAAGCAGAAACCCATGTTGGGAGCAGAGCTTTGCCTACACTTTTTAGCTTCATTTTTAACATATTGGAG GATGTCTTGAGTTATGTCCATATTCTTCCAAGTAAAAAGAAGCATTTGTCCATTCTTCAAGATGTTAGTGGAATCGTTAAGCCTGGCAG AATGGCATTGCTATTAGGCCCTCCAAGTTCCGGGAAGACCACACTCTTATTAGCTTTGGCCGGAAAGCTTGATCCAACTCTAAAG TTCTCAGGAAGGGTGACATATAATGGCCATGACCTGCGCGAGTTTATACCCCAGAGAACTGCTGCCTACATCAGTCAGCATGATCTCCATATTGCAGAAATGACTGTGAGGGAAACATTGGCCTTCTCTGCAAGATGCCAGGGAGTTGGATGGCGTCAGG AGATGCTAGCAGAGTTGTCTAGAAGAGAGAAAGCAGCCAATATTATGCCTGATCCAGATATCGATATCTTCATGAAG GGAGCATCAACTGAAGGCCAGGAAACAAGCATCATGACAGATTATGTTCTAAAG GTTTTGGGATTGGAAGTGTGCGCAGATACCATAGTTGGGGATCAAATGGTAAGGGGCATCTCAGGAGGACAAAAGAAGCGTGTTACAACAG GTGAGATGCTGGTTGGACCAGCCAAAGCCCTGTTTATGGATGAGATATCTACTGGGTTGGACAGCTCGACAACTTTTCAAATAGTGAATTCAATCAAGCAAAACATTCACATTCTCCATGGAACTGCAGTCATCTCACTCCTTCAGCCAGCACCAGAGACTTATGTTCTTTTTGATGATATAATTCTCCTCTCCGATGGCCAAATTGTGTACCAGGGTCCCCGTGAACACGTTCTTGAGTTTTTTGAATCCATGGGCTTTATGTGTCCTGAGAGGAAAGGTGTGGCTGACTTCCTTCAAGAA GTAACATCACACAAAGATCAAAAGCAGTATTGGGCACGTGAAAATGAACCTTACAGTATTGTCACAGTCAATGAGTTTGTTGAGGCATTTCAATCATTCCATGTTCGAAGGGGGATTCAAGGTGAGCTTGCAATTCCATTTGACAAGAGCAAGAGCCACCCAGCTGCTTTGACAACTCAAAAGTATGGTGTTAGAAATGAGGATCTCTTAAAAGCTTGCTTCTCCAGAGAATTGTTGCTTATGAAGAGGAATTCATTTGTGTACATTTTCAAGTTTACCCAG CTTACTATAGTGGCACTGATTACATCAACGGTTTTTCTACGAACCAATATGCACCGCGATTCAGTAGAGGATGGAGGAATTTATGCTGGTGCTTTGTTCTTTAGCGTGATTATAACTCTGTTTAATGGATTGGCAGAGCTTTCCATGACCATTGCAAGGCTTCCAGTTTTCTACAAGCAAAGGGACCTCCTCTTTTATCCTCCATGGGCGTATGCACTTCCAGCATGGATCCTCAAGATTCCCATTTCTTGTATGGAAGCTGCTGTATGGGTATTCATTACCTACTATATCATTGGATTTGACCCAAATGTCGGAAG ATTGTTTAGGGAATACCTTCTGCTTGCATTGGTTAATCAGATGGCTTCTGCATTATTCCGATTTATCGCAGCAATGGGCAGGAGCATGGTTATTGCTAACACCTTTGGTTCATGTGCACTGCTCACACTTTTTGCACTGGGAGGGTTTGTCCTGTCAAGAg CGGATATAAAAAAGTGGTGGATATGGGGCTATTGGATATCTCCCTTGATGTATGCTCAAAATGCAATAGTGGTTAATGAGTTTCTTGGGAAAAGCTGGGGCAAa GTTCTCACAAACTCAACGGAAACACTGGGAGTAGCAGTTTTGAAGTCCCGTGGGTTCTTTCCACATGCATATTGGTATTGGATAGGCGTAGGGGCAATGGTTGGATTTGTATTACTTTTCAACATCTGTTTCACACTGGCTGCTTCTTACCTTAACC CATTTGGGAAGCCGCAGGCCATTAAAACAGATGATTCTGAAAGCACTGAACACAATGACAGAACAGAAGAGGGCACTCAGTTACGACAAAGAAGAAATAACTCAATTCATGACACTGAGATAG AGTATGGGGATGAGATTAGAACTGGCAGTACCTTGTCGAATTCATCATCATTGGTGATAGACGCTGCTGTTGAGGCCAACAAAAGCAGGCAAAAAGGAATGGTTCTTCCATTTGAACCACATTCAATCACCTTTGATGACATTATATACTCTGTTGACATGCCACAG GAAATGAAGAATCAAGGTGTCCTTGGTGATAAATTGGTGCTTCTGGAAGGTGTAAGTGGTGCTTTTAGGCCTGGTATTCTCACAGCTTTGATGGGAGTTAGTGGGGCTGGTAAAACTACTCTAATGGATGTGCTGGCTGGTAGAAAAACTGGGGGATATATAGAAGGGAACATTACAATTTCTGGGTACCCAAAGAAGCAAGAAACATTTGCCCGGATTTGTGGATACTGTGAGCAAAATGACATCCACTCCCCTCATGTTACTGTCTATGAGTCCTTGGTCTACTCAGCGTGGCTTCGTTTGTCCTCAGAAGTTCGTTTTGAAACCAGACAG ATGTTCATTGAGGAAGTTATGGAGCTTGTGGAGCTCAAGCCATTGAGGCAGGCAATAGTTGGGTTGCCCGGTGTGAGTGGTCTCTCCACTGAGCAGCGCAAGAGGCTAACCATTGCAGTTGAGCTAGTGGCTAACCCCTCTATAATATTCATGGATGAGCCAACATCTGGGCTAGATGCAAGAGCTGCAGCAATTGTTATGAGAACTGTTAGGAACACAGTGGACACTGGAAGAACAGTTGTCTGCACTATCCATCAGCCGAGCATTGACATATTCGAAGCATTTGATGAG CTATTCCTTATGAAGCGTGGGGGACAAGAAATATACGTGGGGCCGCTGGGTCACCATTCTCATCGCTTAATCAAATattttgag GGAATCCCAGGAGTCAGTAAAATCAAAGACGGTTATAACCCAGCGACTTGGATGTTGGAAATAACCAGTTCAGCACACGAAGCAGATTTGGGGGTTGATTTTGctcaaatattcaaaaattcaGAACTCTATAG GAGAAACAAGGCACTAATCAAAGAACTGAGCACACCTGCTCCTAATTCAAAGGATCTCTATTTCCCTACTAAATACTCTCGTTCGTTGTTCATCCAATGCTTTGCTTGCTTATGGAAACAACATTGGTCATATTATCGTAACACGCATTACACTGCtgtaaaaattttctttacggCTTTCTTAGCATTGTTGTTTGGGACAATGTTCTGGGACCTTGGCTCCAAAAT CTCAAAGCAGCAAGATCTATTTAATGCAATGGGTTCCATGTATGCTGCTGTGCTTTTCCTTGGGGTCCAAAATGCTTCCACTGTGCAGCCAGTAGTGGCCGTCGAACGTGTAGTGTTCTATAGAGAAAGGGCTGCTGGAATGTATTCAGCCTTGCCATATGCATTTGCTCAG GTTGTGATTGAGCTGCCATATATCTTTGTACAAGCAGTGGTGTATGGTGTTATTGTTTATTCAATGATTGGATTTCAATGGACTGTCACCAAATTCTTTTGGTAtctattttttatgtacttCACTCTCTTGTACTACACCTATTATGGCATGATGTCTGTGGCTGTGACACCAACACACCAAATTGCTTCCATTGTTTCCACTGCGTTTTATGGGATATGGAACCTGTTTTCTGGATTTGTGATCCCAAGAACT AGGATTCCTGTGTGGTGGAGATGGTACTACTGGATATGTCCAACAGCTTGGACTTTATATGGACTTGTTGCATCACAGTTTGGAGATTTGAAGAACACACTCGACACAGGTTTAACAGTGGAAGATTTTGTGGAAAGCTACCTTGGTTTTAGACATGGCTTTTTGGGAGTGGTTGCAGCTGTGGTTGTGGGATTTGCAGTGCTCTTTGCATTTATCTTTGCCTTTGCTATCAGGACAATGAATTTCCAAAAGCGATAG